Genomic DNA from Methanosarcina sp. MTP4:
CATATTCCGGATCACTTCCACTGCAGTGGTCCCCCGGAAAGTTTCCTCTCCGTTTCTGGTCCGGTCCCATCTCGCCCTTAATCACGCAAAATTGGGGGTTCCGGCTTCTCCCGGGGGTTTGCGGCCTAAAGTCAGCTCAATATACAAACATTAAATATGTTGTTATATATATTAAAATAGTACCTCTTGATTTTTTATTATTAGTCTGGGGAGTTGAAACCCCTATTTCATTCAAATTTTATAAGACATTATTTAAATGGATTTTAATATTGTCCAGGCCCACAGGGGTTTTTTTAAGGTTTTTAAGGTTTTTAAGGTTTTTAAGGTTTTTAAGGTTTTTAAGGTTTTTAAGGTTTTTAAGGTTTTTAAGGTTTTTTTCAGGGCCATTCCAGCTTTTCAGGTCCTCCCAACCCTTCCAAATCTCTCAGCCCTTTCAGCCTTTCCGGCCTCCTGAGGTCTATCCTGACTTTTAACCTTCATTCAGATCTCAGGGCTTTTATCAGTATTATTCAGATCTTGCAGGGTTTTTTTCAGCCTTCATTCAGATCTTTCAGGTTTTTTTCAGAATTTTTCCAATAACTACCAGCCCGGTCAGATTTATTATCCCTATCAGGAAATAGCCTATAAGTTGCCTGAAATCTATTCCAAATATTCCATTGTTTCCCGTGCCTGAACAACTCCCAATCCGGGCTTCACTGGCGGTGGCGCTCTCAATTCCGGAACCATCGTCGGCTCCGGGTTTCAGCTCAAGGTTCCTGAATTCGATAACAGAGTCGGTTTCCAGAAATAGTTCTTCTTCTTTTTCTTCCTGGCCGTTTTCGCCTTCAAAGGTAGCTCTTACCGTGTAGGTGAAGTCCGGTTCAAGGCCCAGGAAAAGAAACTCGTCATCATTCCTAGGGGAAGCTACAGGTTTCCCGGCTTTCAGGAGTTCTACGGAGCCTTCCCCGGGCAGTTTTACCTCCAGGTTCACGTAGCTTTTGAGCACAATCTGCTCCCCGTCGGCAAAGCGGGGCTTTCCGGGGACGTTGAGGACTCCCAGCAGGGTCGGAGCTACATCTTCCTGCCCGAATTCCCCTTTTATCACTCCTCTTTCCACATCCGGGGCCCGGATTATCAGGGGGACCAGCTGGGCTTCATCGGATACGGAGTATTTTTCGCCCTGGTGCCCTCCCCTGGAATCTTCTGTTGGAAAAGCCATCCCGTGGTCGGCGGTCAGGATGAATGCGATATCATTTCTCTTGCAGAGTTCGTAGAGGGGCATAAGGTCAGCGTCCAGGTTTTCGATGCAGTCCAGGTATCCGTAGTTGCCGCGGTAGTGCCCACTCATGTCCACGGCTCCCACGTTGACCGTGAGCAGGTATTTCTGTCCGGGATATTCCTCGGCTATGTATTCCACAAGGGCATAGGCCGTATCGATGCCCCACCTGTTGTACCCGCTGTACCTTTCCCCTGCCTCTTTCGAGCTCACATAGCCGGGAGCCCCGGCTGCCTTTTCTTCCATAAGTACAAGCAGCCCTGGCGGGACTTTCGAAGGCCCAGGGTTGTGTTCGTAGCTCTCAAGGGTGGGCGCCAGTTTACTAATTGAGTTTTTTTCGTCTCTCAGGATGGCGTCATGCTCGGCGCAGATTGACCAGGAATCCCCCTTTTCCATCACCCCTATGCAAAGGTAGCCCTGCTCATGCAAAACATCAAAAAGAGTGGCGTCCCTGAAGCTAACCATTTCACTGTCCGCCCCGGGGTTCCCCGTAACCAGGACCGAATGTCCACCTCCCGTGAAGGTCTGTGGGACTCGGAGTTCCAGGACTTTTGCGCTCTCTTTGCTGATTTCGGGAATCGCTTCAAGCCTGGCTCTTTCAAGGGGACTGCCGTCCAGGGCGTAAGGGGTCAGTTCGGGATATACGAAAGGAGCACTCATGCCGTCTGCGATAAAGAGTACGGCTCCGTTAGGGGTCTGCACCGGGCTTATTTCCACTTCGGTAAGGGCGAAGGCCGGGCAGGAAAATATTGCGAAAAAAACAGAGGCAGCTGCAAAAAGGATTGCCGCTGAAAAGAGGCGGTGTTTCGGGATTCCTGGTTTCATTATAAATTAATTTAGATATCAGATATAAAGAATTTGCTTTTGCACCTTTTTTATTCATCCGGGATAAATAATTTGTCCCGGTTAGAATAATGGGTTTTGCCACATATTCTCCCTGATTTGGGTATCTTTTTAAAGGTTTAACTTTCTTTAGTTTGCGTAGCTTCATATTACATTTCTAACAAATATACATAAACATCCCGGAAAAATCTATCATTTTACTCAAAAAACAGGTAATGTTCCCATGAAAATGAGCCCACGATGTACTTACTGTATGCTTTCCAGAGTGCACTTCCAGTCCAAGCTGTCCACGGACGACGAAGACCTGATAAACAAAACAATTCGTGAGTGTCTCTGCGTTCTGAATGATAACTATAGCCCTGATGCCGTTTCTTCCGTTGTTGCCACCAAAGTCCACAGGAAATGCTATGAAGTCCTGGGGGACAACGACCCTTATGCCGTTACCAAGAAACTGATCAACCAGGCTGCGGAAAAAGTCCTGCCCTTCGCAAGGGAGAAAATTTACGAAGGAAACCCCGATGACGCGGAAGTTTTCAAGCGGGCCGTGCTTGCCTCCGTTATTGCGAACTACTTTGACTTCGGGATCATGGGCTTTGATGCCAGCGAGGACAAGTTTGAGGCTGCCTTCCAGAAATACTTCGAGCAAGGGCTCGATGTGGACGAGACCCGGAAGATGCTCGGGCTAATGGAAGACGTTGTCTATATTGCCGACAACTGCGGGGAGATCCTCTTTGACATCTTTGTCTTTGAAATCATCAAAAAGCTCGGCGGAAAAATCACCCTCGTGGTCCGTGGTGGTCCAATTCTTACCGACG
This window encodes:
- a CDS encoding sulfatase-like hydrolase/transferase, coding for MKPGIPKHRLFSAAILFAAASVFFAIFSCPAFALTEVEISPVQTPNGAVLFIADGMSAPFVYPELTPYALDGSPLERARLEAIPEISKESAKVLELRVPQTFTGGGHSVLVTGNPGADSEMVSFRDATLFDVLHEQGYLCIGVMEKGDSWSICAEHDAILRDEKNSISKLAPTLESYEHNPGPSKVPPGLLVLMEEKAAGAPGYVSSKEAGERYSGYNRWGIDTAYALVEYIAEEYPGQKYLLTVNVGAVDMSGHYRGNYGYLDCIENLDADLMPLYELCKRNDIAFILTADHGMAFPTEDSRGGHQGEKYSVSDEAQLVPLIIRAPDVERGVIKGEFGQEDVAPTLLGVLNVPGKPRFADGEQIVLKSYVNLEVKLPGEGSVELLKAGKPVASPRNDDEFLFLGLEPDFTYTVRATFEGENGQEEKEEELFLETDSVIEFRNLELKPGADDGSGIESATASEARIGSCSGTGNNGIFGIDFRQLIGYFLIGIINLTGLVVIGKILKKT
- a CDS encoding DUF89 domain-containing protein, whose translation is MKMSPRCTYCMLSRVHFQSKLSTDDEDLINKTIRECLCVLNDNYSPDAVSSVVATKVHRKCYEVLGDNDPYAVTKKLINQAAEKVLPFAREKIYEGNPDDAEVFKRAVLASVIANYFDFGIMGFDASEDKFEAAFQKYFEQGLDVDETRKMLGLMEDVVYIADNCGEILFDIFVFEIIKKLGGKITLVVRGGPILTDVTMEDVRKYEIDKKVDRVLTTGSNAIGVLVEEAPNELLEAMKNATLIISKGMANYETLSEHNFGPIAYLLLTKCECVADSLDVEEGLSVAKLMNCP